A stretch of the Thiocystis violascens DSM 198 genome encodes the following:
- a CDS encoding MraY family glycosyltransferase, whose translation MNPESPILAALPVASLFLSLLATRWLIANATAGRGPMDVPNARSLHRTPVPRTGGLAVLSGLLGPLLILAGLGVSAPEFVWLFGALALVATVSFFDDLGDVSPWMRLFAHFLSALLLIVGGFQWSVLDLPGVALALPTLVGGGLTILYSVWMINLYNFMDGMDGFASGMAVFGFAALAILGWSGGEPLFGLVATCIVAAAAGFLSGNYPPARIFLGDAGSSSLGILAAGLSLWGVQLGLFPIWTAWLAFSPFIVDATWTLLTRLIRRERIWEPHRSHHYQRLVLAGWGHRKTLLRAYVLMAAAAACAVASPRLATHEQWLLLAAWAAIYVLIHIKIALIERTSTPLSASAVTSHRSSDSTQHNPRSTPNRP comes from the coding sequence ATGAACCCTGAATCGCCGATTCTCGCGGCATTGCCGGTCGCGTCCCTGTTCTTGAGTCTGCTCGCTACGCGTTGGCTGATTGCAAACGCGACGGCTGGCAGAGGGCCGATGGATGTTCCGAATGCCCGCTCGCTCCATCGGACCCCGGTGCCTCGTACTGGCGGTCTCGCGGTCTTGTCGGGTTTGCTCGGTCCGCTGCTCATCCTGGCGGGACTGGGCGTGTCCGCGCCGGAGTTCGTCTGGCTGTTCGGGGCTCTGGCGCTCGTGGCCACCGTCTCCTTTTTCGATGACCTTGGCGACGTCTCGCCCTGGATGCGGTTGTTCGCCCACTTCCTGTCCGCGCTCCTGTTGATCGTTGGCGGTTTTCAGTGGTCGGTGCTCGATCTGCCTGGCGTCGCGCTGGCCCTGCCGACCCTCGTGGGAGGGGGTTTGACCATCCTCTACAGCGTCTGGATGATCAATCTCTATAACTTCATGGACGGCATGGATGGTTTCGCCAGCGGCATGGCGGTCTTCGGTTTCGCGGCACTGGCAATTCTGGGCTGGTCGGGCGGCGAGCCGCTGTTCGGTCTCGTCGCCACCTGTATCGTCGCGGCAGCCGCGGGGTTTCTGAGCGGGAACTACCCACCGGCTCGCATCTTTCTTGGCGACGCGGGCTCCTCAAGCCTCGGCATCCTGGCCGCGGGACTCTCGCTCTGGGGCGTCCAACTCGGTCTCTTCCCAATCTGGACCGCCTGGCTTGCCTTCTCGCCCTTCATCGTCGATGCCACCTGGACGCTGCTGACCAGACTGATCCGGCGCGAACGGATCTGGGAGCCGCACCGCTCCCATCACTATCAGCGACTGGTGCTTGCCGGCTGGGGGCATCGCAAGACGTTGCTGCGCGCCTATGTCCTGATGGCGGCCGCCGCCGCCTGCGCGGTGGCATCGCCACGACTCGCCACGCACGAGCAATGGCTGCTGCTCGCGGCCTGGGCGGCGATCTATGTCTTGATTCACATCAAAATCGCCCTGATCGA
- a CDS encoding DJ-1 family glyoxalase III gives MPRVLVPLAQGCEELEAVTIVDLLRRAEIDVVTASLHDGPVTASRGTVLLADTALDAVLDEDFEMIVLPGGLPGAKHLEADQRLLAMLRRQRSAGRYAAAICAAPQVLARAGLLDEKTATSYPGSVNAAEYPRVNFVDRPVVVDGLIVTSRGPGTAMDFALRLIELLRGRERRDQVERALVRAT, from the coding sequence ATGCCCAGGGTACTCGTTCCCCTCGCGCAAGGTTGCGAAGAGTTGGAAGCCGTGACCATCGTCGATCTCTTGCGTCGAGCCGAGATCGACGTGGTCACCGCCAGTCTGCATGACGGCCCCGTCACCGCGAGCCGAGGCACGGTGTTGCTGGCCGATACCGCGCTGGACGCCGTACTGGACGAGGATTTCGAGATGATCGTGCTGCCTGGCGGACTGCCTGGAGCCAAGCATCTGGAAGCCGATCAACGATTGCTTGCCATGCTGCGGCGTCAGCGGTCCGCCGGACGGTATGCGGCCGCGATCTGCGCCGCGCCCCAGGTTCTGGCGCGCGCCGGGCTGCTCGATGAGAAAACGGCGACCAGCTATCCTGGATCGGTGAACGCGGCCGAGTATCCGCGGGTGAATTTCGTCGACCGCCCCGTGGTGGTGGACGGGCTGATCGTGACGAGTCGCGGGCCGGGCACCGCCATGGATTTCGCGCTGCGCTTGATCGAGTTGCTACGGGGCCGCGAGCGGCGCGATCAAGTGGAACGCGCGCTGGTCAGAGCCACTTAG